In a genomic window of Labeo rohita strain BAU-BD-2019 chromosome 20, IGBB_LRoh.1.0, whole genome shotgun sequence:
- the myct1a gene encoding myc target protein 1 homolog, which translates to MADNSTHPIVEILESFGLRDVILAFCLSMVVGLLLGAVVYMILTWMSRRRASATITRVPIHQSRSTARSSSPRSRAGYSRHSSAYDRRSNNSLASAAFSFHRQTSSSPIDYGDSPGRKSSFRASTFHPLLQCSQIAREAEEGAQNSLPRTPTLTTSPGAAGSTSTVSSMVTPPRARTRPDSFWGNSNLRGFHAGQTPPPAYESIIRAYQETTT; encoded by the exons ATGGCGGATAACAGCACTCATCCTATTGTGGAGATACTGGAGTCCTTCGGattga GGGATGTGATTCTGGCCTTCTGTCTTTCTATGGTTGTTGGTCTTCTGCTGGGAGCTGTGGTCTATATGATCTTGACCTGGATGTCACGTCGACGGGCATCAGCCACCATCACACGTGTACCCATCCACCAGTCCCGCTCAACCGCACGTTCTTCCTCGCCACGCTCTCGGGCAGGCTACAGTCGACACAGCAGTGCCTACGACCGACGCAGCAACAACAGTCTGGCCAGCGCTGCCTTCTCCTTCCATCGGCAAACCTCATCCTCACCTATAGACTATGGTGACTCACCAGGCCGCAAGTCAAGCTTCCGGGCCTCTACTTTTCATCCTCTCCTCCAGTGCAGCCAGATTGCTCGTGAGGCAGAAGAGGGTGCCCAGAACAGCCTGCCACGGACCCCGACTCTAACTACCAGCCCTGGGGCGGCTGGATCCACCAGCACTGTCAGTTCAATGGTCACTCCACCCCGGGCCAGAACCAGGCCAGATTCCTTCTGGGGAAACAGCAATCTAAGAGGCTTTCATGCTGGCCAAACTCCACCACCTGCCTATGAGAGCATCATACGAGCTTATCAGGAGACGACCACGTGA